The DNA region GGCGGAAGACAGACGCGCGCGACAGGCACCAGCGGTGACGTCGAGCGGCTCTCCACGCTTCGAACCCGGATCCTTCCGCGATCCCGACACCAGGGTATTCCACCACGAGGGCGCGGTGTTCCGCGCCCTCACCGAACCCGCCCTCGCCGACTGGCGGCGGCTGGCGGACACCCGCTTCTACCGTCGAATGAGTGGGGAGGGCCGCCTCGTCGGCACGCGGGAGGTGACCGGCCGGGAAGATCTCCCCGCGTTGGCCCCGGCGTGGGCGGGGGTGCTGGAACATGCCCGCGTTCCGGTCGTGTCGTACCCGTACGAGTGGTCCTTCGGCATGCTGCGGGACGCGGCCCTCCTGCAGCTCGACCTCACGCTAGCGGCGCTCGACGAGGAGATGACGCTGAAGGACGCCACCCCGTTCAACGTCCAGTGGCACGGCGTCCGCCCGACGTTCATCGACGTCGGCTCGTTCACCGCCTACGAGCCCGGCGACCCGTGGACCGGATACCGCCAGTTCTGCGAGACCTTTCTGTATCCGCTCTTTCTCCAGGCCTACCGCAACGCGCCGTTCCATCCGTGGCTGCGCGGGCGCCTGGACGG from Acidobacteriota bacterium includes:
- a CDS encoding methyltransferase: MFRALTEPALADWRRLADTRFYRRMSGEGRLVGTREVTGREDLPALAPAWAGVLEHARVPVVSYPYEWSFGMLRDAALLQLDLTLAALDEEMTLKDATPFNVQWHGVRPTFIDVGSFTAYEPGDPWTGYRQFCETFLYPLFLQAYRNAPFHPWLRGRLDG